The sequence below is a genomic window from Draconibacterium halophilum.
TTAAATTATTAAAATTGAAATAGTTATAATTTTAAATATTTAGTTGGTTTCTGTGGTTGCTTTGTATACTCTTACATAATCAACTTGGAATCGAATTGGGAACTCGGTAAGCGCAGGATCTCCGCCATTGCCTCCAATTGCCAGATTAAGTAGTAAGTAGAATTTCTGATCGGAGGTAAAAGGGTTACCGCCGTCAGGGTTAATAGTTTGTTTCAGATCGACTTGGTTCAACAATTCATCATCAATATAAATGCTGATCTGTTCTTCATCCCAATGCATCGACCAGGTGTGGAATTTTTCGGCCCAGTCGGGATCGGCTTGTGTAAAATGCTTTAACGGTATTTTGGCATCGTCCCAGTGGGGCTGGTATTTGATTTCCGATCCCCATGCAGCATTAGCTAAAATGTGTGGTACATTGTTAATTCGATAAAACTCCATAATATCTATCTCGCCGCAATAAGGCCAGTTTTGCTTGGTCCCCAACATCCATATTGCAGGCCATGCACCGTTCGATACATTAATCTTTGCTCTTATTTCAAAGTAGCCAAACGGGAACCACTCTTGAAGATCTTTAGTAATAAGGCATGCTGATGAATACTCAGCGCGCGAACGATTCGTGCGCCAGTCGTCGCTAAGCGGATTATAATTTGGGTTATACGTGTTTTCTCTCTTTCCTTCTATGGTTAAATGGCCGTTAACGCAATACGCATTTTGTGGTTTATACCATTGAAGCTCCCGGTTGCGCACAAAACCATATTCGAAACTCCAGTTTCGCGGATCAGGATAACCGTCGGTATCAAAATTATCCTCCCAAATAAGTTGAAAGTCTTTGGGAACTGTTTTTTCTAAATCTTCTTTTTTGGAGGCATAGCAACTGCACCCAACAAAAAAGCATATAATTAGAAACAGCTTAATAAGAATAGTTTTCGTATGGTTAATACGAGTCATAAATTAAAGTTTTGGTTCAATGGTTTCGTTTCCTTCTGTTTTGAATAGAACTTTACAAATTTGTGGTTAAATTTTATTAATGATTTGAACAAAATCGAAGGACACTTTCAATTAATTGAAATCGATTGCATAAATTTGAAAATTACTAACACTTATTTGATGATGTAAGTAGTTGTTTTTCTAATAAAGAGTCGCAACTAGCATATTATTAGCGCCTTATGTTTTAATAGTAAAAGTTACTATTAATGAAAGGAGTGCCGGTTTTCGGCAGAAATTTGTTATTTTGAAATTGAAAACTTTAAACGACGTGTAGACTGCAATGCAGAAGACTTTTATTATACTATTTTTTGTACTTGTTTATAGCTATATAACCACGGCTCAAAACGAGCTTTATTTCTCACATTTGGGAACTGAGCATGGACTGACCATAGATAAAGCTAATGACATTGTTCAGGATCAAAAAGGATTTATTTGGATTGGTACCATAAATGGATTGACCCGGTATGATGGTTACGACTATGTAACTTATCAGCCCCAATATCATGATTCAACTTCTATCTCGAACCGTGAAATTACGAAGTTACTGGTTGATAAAACCGGAAATTTGTGGATTGGAACAGCAAGTGGTTTAAATTTTATGGATGTTCGGGACGGTACAATAAAACGCTATAAAATCAGAAACCGAATAATGTCGTTGCTGGAAGATGACAAAGGTTTTATATGGATTGGTACCTGGAGCGACGGACTCTACATTCTCGATCCGGAAACAGGAGAAATGAAACACTATTTAGCCAATGATGTAATTAGCGATTTACACCTTGATTCCAAAAATATTGT
It includes:
- a CDS encoding glycoside hydrolase family 16 protein translates to MTRINHTKTILIKLFLIICFFVGCSCYASKKEDLEKTVPKDFQLIWEDNFDTDGYPDPRNWSFEYGFVRNRELQWYKPQNAYCVNGHLTIEGKRENTYNPNYNPLSDDWRTNRSRAEYSSACLITKDLQEWFPFGYFEIRAKINVSNGAWPAIWMLGTKQNWPYCGEIDIMEFYRINNVPHILANAAWGSEIKYQPHWDDAKIPLKHFTQADPDWAEKFHTWSMHWDEEQISIYIDDELLNQVDLKQTINPDGGNPFTSDQKFYLLLNLAIGGNGGDPALTEFPIRFQVDYVRVYKATTETN